One window of Phalacrocorax aristotelis chromosome 26, bGulAri2.1, whole genome shotgun sequence genomic DNA carries:
- the LOC142048528 gene encoding electroneutral sodium bicarbonate exchanger 1-like: MPAKHQPDFVYLRHVPLRKVHFFTAIQLICLVLLWGIKASRAAIIFPMMVLALVFVRKAMDFCFSKRELSFLDDLMPESKKQRLGDAKTEAQEEEESQKTMAAAAANSVQLELGETSGLDIPQQPSDRADPSEINISEEMSNTTVWKALTMKRETL; encoded by the exons ATGCCGGCGAAACACCAGCCGGATTTCGTCTACCTGCGGCACGTGCCCTTGCGAAAGGTGCATTTCTTCACCGCCATCCAGCTGATCTGCCTCGTCCTGCTCTGGGGCATCAAGGCGTCCCGTGCCGCCATCATCTTTCCCATGATG GTGTTGGCTCTCGTTTTTGTGCGCAAAGCGATGGATTTCTGCTTCTCCAAGCGAGAGCTCAGCTTTCTGGATGACCTGATGCcagaaagcaagaagcagaggtTGGGCGACGCCAAAACCGAAGCCCAAGAAGAAGAG GAGTCCCAGAAGAcgatggcagctgctgctgcaaattcCGTTCAGCTGGAACTGGGGGAGACCAGCGGCTTGGATATCCCACAGCAACCCAGTGACAG GGCTGATCCTTCGGAGATTAATATCTCAGAGGAGATGTCCAACACGACCGTGTGGAAGGCGCTGACGATGAAGAGGGAAACGCTCTGA